CGTGCGGAGGAATGCTCCGGACCCTGGCCTTCGTAGCCGTGCGGCAGCAGCATTACCAGGCCGCACATACGGCCCCACTTGTGCTCACCGGAAGTGATGAACTGGTCGATTACTACCTGGGCACCATTGGCGAAATCACCGAACTGAGCCTCCCAGACCACCAGGGATTTTGGTGTAGTGGTGGCGTAGCCGTATTCAAACGCCAACACCGCCTCTTCAGACAGCAGCGAGTCGTAGATGTAGAAAGGCGGCTGGTCTTCGAACATATGCTGCAAAGGCACATAGCTCTGGCCATCTTTCTGGCTGTGAATCACCGCGTGACGGTGGGAGAAGGTTCCGCGACCCACATCCTCACCGGTAAAGCGGACCATAAAGCCCTCTTCCAGCAAAGTGCCATAAGCCAGTGTTTCCGCCATGCCCCAGTTCAAGGGCAGTGCGCCACCGGCCATCTTGCGGCGGTCATCGTAAATCTTGGAGACCTGGCGCTGCATCACAATGCCATCGGGCACAGCGGTCATACGGTTGGCCACATCCTGCAACTTCGGCAGCGCATAGCCAGTATCTGCAGCTACTTGCCAGTCGTGGCCCAGGTAGGGGCTCCAATCTACAAACATGGAGGAGTCCGGCTGCTTCACCAAGCCGGTGGCCACGTCCTCACCCGCATCGAGTTTATCGCGGTAGTCGTTGGCCAGTTTATCCGCAGCAGCCTTATCGAGAATGCCCTCACCCACCAGCTTCTCGGAGTAGAGGGTACGGGTAGTTTTATGCTTGCGGATAGTCTGGTACATCAGCGGCTGGGTACCAGAGGGATCATCAGTCTCGTTATGGCCGCGACGACGGTAACAAACCAAATCGATAACGATGTCTTTCTTAAATTCGTAGCGGTAGTCCACCGCCAATAGCGCGGCCAATACGACCATTTCCGGGTCGTCGCCGTTTACGTGCAGCACCGGCGCATCGATCATCTTGGCCGGATCGGTAGAGTACTCGGTGGAGCGAGCGTCTTCGCGCTTGCTGGTGGTAAAGCCCACCTGGTTGTTCAGTACGATGTGCACAGTACCACCGGTGTAGTAACCGCGGGTCTGAGACATCTGCAGGGTTTCCTGCACCACACCCTGACCGGCAAAAGCCGCGTCGCCGTGGATGTTAATCGGCATTACTTTTTCACCAGTCCCGTCTTTACGACGGTCCTGGCGAGCGCGTACAGAACCAACCACCACAGGCGCACTGATTTCCAGGTGCGACGGGTTAAAGGCCAGCGCCAGGTGTACTTCACCACCGGGAGTCATTACGTTGGAGGAGAAGCCCTGGTGGTATTTCACGTCACCGGAAGTATCAAGGGTCTTCTTGCCCTCGAACTCTTCGAACAGGTCCGATGGGTTTTTACCGAGGATATTCACCAGGGTATTCAGACGGCCACGGTGGGCCATACCGATCACGATTTCCTTCACCCCGTAGGTACCGGAGCGACGGATCAGGGCGTCCATCATCGGGATCAGACTCTCACCACCCTCGACACCAAAGCGCTTGGTACCCGGGTATTTGGAATCCAGATGGCGCTCCAGGCCCTCTGCTGCAGACAAGCGCTGCAGGATCTCAATCTGGATATCGGTGCCGAAGTTGGCCTTGGACTGGCTGCGCTCCAGGCGCTGCTGAAACCACTGCTGCTCTTCCAGATTGGAGAGATGCATGATCTCTGCACCCAGATTGCCACAGTAGGTGCGCTCCAACCCCTCTACGATCTCACGCAGGGTCGCCTCTTCTTTGCCAAGGAACAGGCTACCGGTATTGAAGGTGGTATCGAAATCACCCTCAGTCAGGCCGTGGTAGCTCAACTGTAAATCGGGCACCTGCTCGCGGGCCATCAGGCCGAGCGGGTCCAGGGTCGCTTTCTTATGGCCGCGATGGCGATAGGAATCGATCAGCTGCAGAACTTTAATCTGCTTGCGCTCATGTTCGATATTGACGGAGCCGGAACCGGGCGCCGCTACTGGGCGCGCGCGGTGTTTGCTGAGCAGCTCGAAGTGCTGGCGCACTGCGGCGTGAGAGACATCGCTGCTGCCCTCAACGCGGGGGAGGCTGTCGAAGTAATTGCGCCACTCCTCCGGTACACCGTTGGGGTCGTGCAGATAGGTCTCGTAAAGCTCCTCCACATAGGCAGCATTGCCCCCGGAGATATGGGAGCTACGCCACAGCTGCTCCATGGTACTTTCGTGCATTTTGATGCCTACCTCGATTGCAGTGGACTCTCATCGCTACAGCCACTGCGCTTTCCTTCACTCACAAAAGGGGAGGCGCACAAAGCCACCTCCCCTTTTTAATTTAATACCGACCGGAGCCGGCTTTTGTATTAGATAAGCGCCCTACCTGGCACCGAGCCCACCGAAGATGAGCCCTGAAGACTGCTTTGCAGCCTTCATTAATCCCTATACAGCACGCGTCAGCAGCATATTGCGAATATGGCCAATGGCGCGAGTCGGATTCAAACCCTTAGGACATACGTTGACACAGTTCTGAATACCGTGACAACGGAACACACTGAAGGGGTCGTCCAGATTGGATAGACGCTCGTCAGTGGCCAGGTCGCGGCTATCCGCCAGGAAGCGGTAAGCCTGTAGCAGGCCGGCCGGACCGATAAACTTGTCCGGGTTCCACCAGAAGGACGGACAGGCGGTGGAGCAGCAGGCACACAGGATACACTCGTACAGACCGTCGAGCTTTTCGCGATCCTCTGGGGATTGCAGGCGCTCAATCGCCGGTGCCGGAGTGTCATTCTGCAGATACGGCTCAATCTTTTTGTACTGCTCGTAGAACTGTTCCATATCCACAACCAAGTCGCGAATCACAGGCAGGCCCGGCAGCGGACGCAGAATCAGTTTACCCTTGGGGGCAGCTTCAGACAGTGGCGTAGTGCACGCCAGGCCATTGCGGCCGGAAATATTCATACCGTCGGAACCACACACACCTTCACGGCAGGAGCGGCGGAAGGACAGGGTCGGATCCTGAGCCTTGAGCAACTCCAACACGTCCAACACCATCAGGTCCTTGCCCTGAGTGTCGAGCTGGTAGTCCTGCATGTAAGGCGCTTTATCAGTTTCCGGGTTGTAACGGTAAATGCTTACTTTCAACATACTCTATTCCGCTCCCGAATCAGTAGGTCCGAGCTTTCGGTTCAAAGGCTTCCATGGTGGTCGGTGCGAAGTTTACCGCACGCTTGCCCACACGCTTCTCAGTTGGGAAGTACATGGAATGACACAGCCAGTTTTCATCATCGCGCTCCTGGAAGTCTTCGCGGGCATGGGCACCGCGGCTCTCAGTGCGGGTCTCCGCGGCAATCGCAGTGGCCTCGGCAACTTCCAGCAAGTTCTGCAGTTCCAGCGCTTCGACACGGGCGGTGTTAAAGGCACGGCTTCTGTCGTCCAGGCGTACATTCTCAATACGCTCACGCAGGTCAGCCAGCTTCTTCACACCTTCCGCCATGTAGTCGCCGCGGCGGAATACGCCGAAGTGATTCTGCATTACACCTTGCAACTCTTTGCGCAGGTCCGCAGCTTTCTCACCGGTTTCGTTGGTTTCCAGACGGTTCAGACGCGCCATCGCCGCTTCCAGATCGGACTCGGAAGCTTCGCGGTGCTCGATACCTTCGCGCAGTGCCTTCTCGATAAACAGGCCGGATGCGCGGCCGAATACCACCAGATCCAGCAGCGAGTTACCACCCAGGCGGTTAGCGCCGTGTACAGATACACAGGCAACCTCACCACAGGCGTAGAAGCCATCGATGATCTGGTCGTTGCCCGCAGCGTCCTGGGTCAAGGCCTGGCCATGAACGTTGGTCGGAATACCGCCCATCATGTAGTGACAGGTGGGAACAACCGGAATCGGCGCCTTAACTGGGTCGACATGGGCAAAGGTCTTGGACAACTCACAGATACCGGGCAGACGGCTGTTGAGCAAGTCTTCGCCCAAGTGATCAAGCTTCAGGAACACGTGATCGCCCTCGGGGCCACAGCCGCGGCCATCGAGAATCTCAAGTACCATGGAGCGGGCTACAACATCGCGAGAAGCGAGGTCCTTAGCGTTGGGCGCGTAACGCTCCATAAAACGCTCGCCGTCTTTGTTGATCAGGTAGCCACCCTCACCGCGACAACCTTCGGTCACGAGTACACCGGCACCGTAAATACCAGTCGGGTGGAACTGCCACATCTCGATGTCCTGTACAGGCATACCTGCGCGCAGGGCCATACCGACACCATCGCCGGTGTTGATGTGTGCGTTAGTGGTGGAGGCGAAGATACGGCCGGCACCACCGGTAGCGAATACGGTCGCCTTGGACTTAATAAACACCACTTCGCCATCTTCGATGCACATGGCGATCACACCCACCACGGCACCGTCCTGGTTCTTCACCAGGTCAATCGCAAACCACTCGTTCAGAAACTCGGTTTGGTGCTTAACATTATTCTGGTACAGCGTGTGCAGCAGTGCGTGTCCTGTACGGTCGGCGGCAGCACAGGTACGGGCTGCCTGGCCACCGCGGCCGAAATCTTTGGACTGACCGCCGAATGGACGCTGATAAATACGGCCTTCCTCAGTTCGGGAGAAAGGCAGGCCCATGTGCTCCAGCTCAAATACCGCTTCGGGGCCTACAGAACACATGTATTCAATCGCTTCCTGGTCACCGATATAGTCGGAGCCTTTAACGGTGTCATACATGTGCCAGCGCCAATCATCATTGGGGTCAGAGCTGGCAATCGCACAGGTAATACCACCCTGGGCGGATACCGTGTGAGAACGGGTTGGGAATACCTTGGTAATTACCGCAGTTTTATAGCCGGACTGGGCCATCTGCAGAGCCGCGCGCATACCAGCACCGCCGCCACCAATCACAATCCCGTCAAAAGAAATAGTACGCATGTTCGCCATTGCTTATACACCCCAAAGAATTTCAATGCCCCACACCGTGTAAAGCACGGCAACCGCAGCCAGAATCACTTCTACGAACAGGCGCAGAACAGTGGCCTTACCGCCCATCACCCGGTTGGTGATGTAGTCGGTAACCACAGACCAGAGGCCGATCCAGGCGTGAATCACGGTGGACAGTAGGGCAACCAAGCTGAATACACGCATCCAGCGCTGGGCGAACAATTCAGACCAGGCCTGGTAGCCGAAGTCTTTGGTGAAAAAGATAAAGCCCACTATAAAGAGAACGTAAGCGAGCAGTATTACTGCGGTAACGCGCTGGTAGAGCCAGTCGAATGTGCCGCTACGGCCGAAGCTAGTTACTGTTCTTACCACAACCATACTCCCACTAAAAGAATAAGGATTACACTCACCACCAGCACGGCAATTGCGCTGCGGCGACCACCTTCGAGGCTCTCACCCATACCCATATCCATAAACAGGTGACGCACACCGGCCAGCAAATGGTAAATAAGAGCTGCCAGGGAGGCCCACAGGATGAGCTTGGCTGGAATACTGTTAAATGCTGCCGCCATATCGGCGAAGCCCTGTTCGGATTCCAGGCTGGCATCGAGCATGCAGAGCAGCAACGCCACAACGGCGAAGAGCACCACACCGGATACACGGTGCAAAATGGAAACCAAAGCGGCAGCGGGAAGCTTTATAGTGGAAATGTCTAAATTGACAGGTCTGTTTTTGTTCACAGGAAAAACACCTTGTTGCCCTGAACGACCGGGCGCCCGTTAGCTTTTCAAATTGGGAGGGACGAGCTGCTTGCTGATCACTTTGCACTCGACCTGATGAAGCCTTGTACAAAGTAGCCGTACCATGGCGCAAGCCGCGCGGATTATAGGCATTCGATAGTCAAAACACAACGAACGCCTAGGAATACGCCACCTCAGCGCACCTCGCAGGCACAGGATTTAGCTCAACGGGATTTCCGCAGATTTTTGCGCCCACGACCAGGCAAAAGCTCTACCAGCCCACGCTGTCGCCGAATATCCTGTTGCCGGCCGACTGGCCGTCCACCCCTTTGGGTTTGACAATTTGCGGCGCGGCACTTAAGTTTGGCCCCGCTCAAAAGGCCGCCAGCACCCGAAAACACTAGGAAAAGGCCGCCATAAGAACAGTTTTTAGGAGTCCGCAATGTCCGATAAAAAAGCGCACCTCACAGTCGATGGTATCGACGGCGCTCTTGAGATGCCCGTTCGCTCCGGCACCCTCGGCCCCGATGTGATCGATGTCGGCGGCCTGACCAGCAAAGGCTTTTTCACCTACGACCCGGGCTTCGTATCTACCGCCTCATGTGATTCCAAGATCACTTTTATTGATGGTGGCAAAGGCCAATTATTGCACCGGGGCTACCCCATCGAGCAACTAGCAGAAAAATCCGACTATCTGGAAACCTGCTACCTGCTGATGAATGGCGAACTGCCCAATGCAGAAGAAAAAAAGAAGTATGTAGACACTATTATGTCTCACACCATGGTTCACGAATCCCTGGTGAGCTTCTTTAAAGGCTTCCGTTACGATGCCCACCCGATGGCGATGATGTGTGGCGTAGTGGGTGCCCTCGCCTCCTTCTATCACGACTCCCTGGATATCACCAATCCGGAGCACCGCGAGATTTCCGCGCACCGCCTGATTGCCAAGATGCCAACCTTGGCAGCCATGTGCTACAAGCACTCCCAAGGCATGCCCTTCATGTACCCGGACAATAGCCGCAGCTATTCCGAGAACTTCCTGCACATGATGTTTGGCAATCCCTGCGAGCCCAGCAAGATCGATCCGGTTGTCGCCAAGGCAATGGACATCATCTTCCTGTTACACGCTGACCACGAGCAAAACGCCTCCACCTCGACCGTGCGCCTGGCTGGCTCCTCTGGCGCCAATCCCTTCGCCTGCATCTCCTCCGGTATCGCCACCTTATGGGGACCCGCTCACGGCGGCGCCAACGAGGCAGTACTGAACATGCTGCAGGAAATTGGCGATGAGAGCCGTATCGACGAGTTCGTGAAGCGTGCCAAAGACAAGAATGACCCCTTCCGCCTGATGGGCTTCGGTCACCGCGTTTACAAGAACTTCGACCCACGCTCCCGCGTAATGCAGGGCATCTGCGATGAAGTTCTGGGAGCCATGGGCGCAGAAAACGATCCTCTGCTGAAGATCGCTAAGAAGCTGGAAAAAATCGCCCTTGAGGACGATTACTTCGTCGAGAAAAAACTCTACCCGAATGTCGACTTCTACTCCGGTATTATTATGAAGGCTATCGGCATCCCCACCGATATGTTCACCGTAATTTTTGCCACCGGCCGCACTTCAGGCTGGATCGCACACTGGAATGAAATGATTTCCAACCCGTACAAAATTGGTCGCCCTCGCCAGCTTTATACCGGCTATGCCCAGCGCGATTATGTTCCACTGGAACAACGCTAATAAAGTTCAAAATAAAAAACCCGGCAATGCCGGGTTTTTTATTTCCTGAAATAACCACCTGGAATTTAAAAATATTCAACAAAATTCAAATAATACAACAACCCAGACCTCTATTAATTGTGACAAGGTTCTCAATATTAAAATTCTCATCCTGATGTAACTCCCGCCACACAGAAAAACACCTGTCATGCAATGTAAAATCCGCGCCTCTCGGACCGGGTGAATTTGCTGCGTAGTTACCGCACCTCAGCAACTACCCGCCCGCGGTTTCCCTTACCCATACAACACACAAAATTAAACCTATTAAGGGCACAGCATATGCTTAGCTTTATCTCCGGCATGTTCAGAGGTAGCAAGTCCTCCGACAGCGTCGACCTGGAAGAAAAATATACCCGCAGCAACTATGCCAGCGCTAAAGGCAGCCGCACAATTTCTTACGACCCAACTCTGATCAAAGCCCTGGAGGACGATCACCGCCACTTAATTGGCATTTTCCAGCGTATGTGGTCCGAAGGCTTTGAAAAGCAAAACTATCGCCAACTGTCACAACTACTCACTCAATTTAAGTCCGGCTTCCAGGCACATCTGATAAAGGAAAATGTTCGCTTCTACGTCTATCTAGAGCAGGCCCTCGCCGGCGATGCGCACACACTGCAGGTTGTAAAAGATTTCCGCACTGATATGAATGAAATCGCCAATGCCGTGGTGCAATTCTGCAAACGCTACAATCATGAAGCCTTCACCCCGGAAATGGTTCGCGACTTTAAAATGGATTACCAAAAGATAGGTGAAGCACTCACTCGCCGCACCGCACTGGAAGAAAAAGAACTTTACGTTCTCTATCAGCCCTCCTAAGTATTTTCGGACTAGAGAGGTCCAGTTCGTTACTCAACATCTACAGGAATTAGGCGTGAGCCAATGAGTGAGTAACAACTTATTAAAAAATACTTTGAATGGATGTCTGCGACCCACAAGGACGGGGCGCAAACCTTTTCCCTTTAGAAGCCTGGCTCCAGGCCCTCGCTGACTCAAAACATTTTTCTAAAAACCGCTTACCAACCCAAAAGCGTTAGACGCATACCCGACAGGTAAGTGAAAATTATTTTGGAATTATTTCGGATAAGCGCATCTAGCCCATAAGAGTGGAGTACATATTTTTTAGCTTATTTAAAGCTACACCCCAAGGCTAATCAAACTTACCCACCTAATAGGTATTGACAGCGAAGGCCTGATTAAAAATTTTTCCTCAACAAATAAAAAGTGGCAACCACAATCAGGCCAGCCACTTTTTTTGCTGAAGCTAGCATCAAAAAAAGCGAACAATAACAACAACTTAAAAAAACTTTCCAGCCTGACCTCCCATACCTTCCTATTCTCTCTCGCGATTTCTATTCAACACTAGACGTTTATTTAATTTTGTTTAAACATATAGAAATTAGAATTTAAAAAAACTCATAACGGTGGAATATTGGTCTAGGAAGTTCTGAGAGCTTTGTGGCTTAAAACAAAAAGGACAAAAGGCCAGTAGTAAAAGCCGGGGGATTCGGGGGAAATATGACTGAACTAGAAAGTTCAGCTGCTCGTCAATATTTACCAGATGGCGCCCGCACCAGCGACAGCAGCTATCCGATTTATGTAATTGTAGGCACTGGACCGGTCGGGGTTCGCTGTGCACAAAAACTGCTTGAATTCTGTGACGAAGCGCAAATTGTTATCTATGGAGCGGAAACAGAATCACCTTACAATCGTGTAAAATTATCTCAGTACCTCTCTCGCCATGTGGAACGGGAGGAACTGGATAATCCCATCCTAGGTAAAACTGACCACCGACTCGCAGAATATATCGACCGTAAAATCGTCTCTATAGACCGTGTCAAAAAAACGGTAACAGATGCTGCCGGTAATATTCAGCCCTACACCAAGCTGATTCTAGCCACCGGCTCCAACCCCAAAATCCCCACAATCCCCGGTGCAGGCTTACCCAGCGTTTACCCCTTTCGCAGCCTGCGCAATACCAATGATCTAATCGCCCTGCGGGAGCGGCACGCCGATATTTGTGTGATCGGTGCCGGCGCCTTGGGGCTGGAAGCGGCAACGGCTCTAAAAACACCGAAAAATACTGTCACACTTCAATCCCGCGGAAAATTACTAAGTGGCCTTTTAGGCGAGGAAGGCGAGGAGTTTTTAAAATCCTCTCTTGCCGCCCTTGGTGTGCAGTTGAAAACAGGCTCAATTCTTAAGTCTATTGAGCAGCAGGGGGAAAAATCCCATTTACACTTTGAGGATGGCGAAAATCTCTGCGTCGATGCCATTGTTCTTTGCACTGGCATTCAGCCAGAAGTCTCCCTTGCCAAAAAAGCCGGACTAAAAATCGATAGAGGGGTTGTAGTCAACGAATGGATGCAAACTTCCGACCCAGATGTTTACGCAATTGGTGAATGTGCCGAGTTTGATCAAAAGGTTTATCAGCTGGTTCGCCCCGGCTATGAACAGGCGGAAAGCTGTTGTTCACATATTCGCCGCGAACATGGAGGGGAGATTTTAGAGCGCTCCTACTCCGGCAGTTACACAGATATCCAACTCAAAATCGCCCATATTCCTTGCGCTATTATGGGAGATGTTGCCTCCGATAACCTTCACCAGCAGGAAAATTTACAGAGCCACGTTTTCCGTAATCGGTTCAAGGGTATTTATCGCCGGCTATTTGTTCAAAATGGGCGCATTCTCGGTGCTATTTATATTGGCAGCTGGGATGAGGCCAACAGCTTGCGCCAAGCGGTAGCTCAGGAGGAAAAAGTCAGCGCACAAGCGCTTAAGCAGTTTGCAGACGAGGGCCGTCTATTTGACCTACAGACCTCAAACAGTATCAAGAGTTTTCCCGACAGCTACCTGGTGTGCCAGTGTAATTCCGTCAGCAAAGGGGAATTATGCAAGGCTATTTCCGAAGGCAAGCGCACTTTAAACGAACTACAGCAGGCAACCACCGCCGGATCTGTCTGCGGCAGCTGCCGCCCCTTAATGGCCGAGCTACTCGATACCCCTGCGCCTAATCTGGTTATGCGCCACGCCAAGGGTATATTAATCACTTCGATCATATCGTTACTTTTAATTACTCTGTCATTCCTGATGCCGCCCCCGCCAATATCCGACTCGGTACAGGCCGGCCAATTCTGGGAAAAACTCTGGTATGACAACTTCTGGAAACAGGTAACCGGCTACACGATTCTCGCGCTGTGTTTTTTTACCGCTGCGCTCAGTGTGCGAAAGCGCTGGAAAAAACTATCTTTCGGCCATGTGGATCACTGGCGCTATGCCCACAGCCTTACTGGGGTAGTTGCCGTGGTCGCACTTGCTGTGCACACAGGCTTCCGTATGGGGCAAAACCTCAACCTCGCACTCATGCTGGTCTTCCTTGGGGTTACTGCTACAGGCTCCCTTGTTGGTGTTTTTATGGCCCGCAACCATCACTGGACCGATCTCAGACTACGCGAACATCGCAAGTGGTGGTCACGCGTTCACTACGCCTTACTTTGGGCACTGCCGGTACTCCTCGCCTATCACATTCTTGCGGTTTATTACTTCTAAATGAAATCTTATCAATTTAAATTTTGGCATTACGGACTGCTATTGACCCTGGTTGTAGGTGCCTACGCTTCCTATAACCTAACGGCAGATGACAAGTCTTTATTTATAACTGGCGAGCCCACACATGGCCATCATCAGATAGAACTCGCTTGCACTTCTTGTCATACCGATGGGTTTTCAGGGGAGGAATCTATTCAGCAATCTTGCCTAAGCTGTCACGCAGAAGAATTAGAGCTGGCCGATGACTCCCATCCGCGTAAAAAATTTCTCGACCCCCGTAACGCCCAATTACTGGAAACCCTGGATGCGCGTCAATGCATCAGCTGCCACACAGAACACAAACAGCAAATTACTCGAGAAATGGGTGTCAGCCTGGCCGGGGATTTCTGCTTTCATTGCCACAGCGAAATTGCCGAAGAGCGCAGTAGCCATGAAGGTATGGGCTTCGAGACCTGTGCCAGCGCCGGCTGCCACAACTACCACGATAACGGCACCCTTTATGAAGATTTCTTAATCGCTCATGTCGGACAACCCGATCTGCTCGAGGAGGCAAAGCTTCCGACCCGTACCGCCATGCAATCCTGGTTACAGGAACATCCCGATACCCACCCCCTACAGGTGCAGCAGGCGGATATACAGGAAGAAACTGCAGCTGCAGAAATCGCTGCGGCTTGGGCGCAAAGCCCCCATGCTCAAGTGGACGTGAACTGCAGCAGTTGCCACGCCAATGGACAAATGCAATTTACTAGTGCTGAGGTTGTGGAACAGTGTGCAAGCTGCCACAGCGAGCAACGGGAATCTTTTACCCAAGGTAAACACGGAATGCGCCTCTCATCCAAGTTGCCACAGGAATTTGTTCAACAGGTTGGTGCCATGACGCCACACCAGGCCTGGATTCCCATGCAGTCTGACGCTTCCGGGGAACTCAGTTGCACCAGTTGTCACGGCCCCCACGATGTCGACTTGCAGTTCGCTGCTGTGGAATCCTGCCTCAGCTGCCACAGCGATGAGCACAGCTTGGCCTACAAGGAATCGCCGCACTTCAATACCTGGCAAGCAGATCCAGAAAACGGCGTTAGCTGTGCCAGCTGTCACTTGCCGCGGGAAACCCACGGAGAACAGGTTGTGGTCAATCATAACCAGAACCACAATCTCCGCCCCAATGAAAAAATGTTGCCTGTCTGCCTGAACTGCCATGGAGCGGAGTTTTCCCTGGCAGCCATGGCGGACGAAAAACTGATCTCTCAGAATTTCAAGCATAAGCCTGCGGATAAGCATGAAACGTTTGACTTAATCCGCGACCGCATTGCAAGAATTTCCAAAAGCAAAAATAAGCAAACACAATCCCAATAGGAGGGGAACACTATGCGTATTGCCGCTTGTTTTATCGCCGGACTGGCCCTACTCACTGGCTGTGAAAAAAACCAGGGCGTGGCACCGGAGCGAATGGCGGATGCTATCTTTGCCGTGATTGAGGCAGACAGAGCCAATTACACCAACAAGGTAGTTAACCGTTTGCAAAATGAGGAAAAAGTTCTGGATGCCGACGAGCACTGGCAGGATAAAAAATTGCTGCCGTTGCCCGCACAAATGATGCGAATGGGCGCTGAGCGAGTCGCGGAAAAAGAATCCGGCTTCAGCTACGCCCTGCTGTCCCTATGGCCGGTAAACAAACAGAACAAGCCGCGTACCGAAATGGAAAAGCAAGGTTTGCAGTTTGTCATCGACAACCCAGGTAAAAATTTCTATGGTCGTGAGACACTCGGTGATACCGAATACTTTACCGCGGTTTATGCCGATGTGGGTGTATCCCCAGCTTGTGTCAGCTGTCACAATGACCACGCGGATAGTCCACGCGATAATTTTGAGCTTGGCGAAACTATGGGTGGTGTAGTTGTTCGTATACCACTTTAATTTATCGCCTGAGCTTCCTTAGCTGACCCAGCCCCGGCAAATCCACTGCCGGGGTTTTCCCCAATGCTCTCTACATTTAATAATCAACGATTGCCTTTTATCCCGCAGAGCTAATTGCAAAATCCCTCAAAAATTCAATATTTACCGATAAAAATCAGAAAAATATAAGAAAAAATTAAGAAAATATTTTGAGTAGATACAATTAATTAGCGGCCGAATTCATTTCGACCGCTCCCTCTTTAATATGACTGGCTCTACTCCCGCTTTAACCTCGCTGAAATCATTCAGACCAGTGGTCACCCGCTGTGGGCCTATTTCCGGGTTAGTCCAGTCTCCATTACGGACCGCTTGTTGTTAACGCTTCGCTCCGCAAAGCTCACCTAGGCACTTAAATACTAGACTCGCAACCTAGAAAATCAAAATCAAGGTACTGGTATAACATGCTCTAAACCGAGCTAGTAGGCATTTTTTCCACAAGAAATCATGAAAAACCAAATAAAGCAAAGAGCAGCCTAGAAGTTTATAGAGTGGCCTCTTGCTTAGATTTTTTTGATTTTTACCAAGAGAACAAAGATGAAAACCTTCAGATTATTTTAACGGCGCAATCAGCCCTTCCAGCCCTTCAATTTTGATCTCCAACGTCAGAGCCATCAACTGCCCCAACTTCCCAGTAGGAAAACCCTCTTTGGCAAACCAAAGCAGGTACTCCTCAGGAAGATCGATAAGTACCCTACCCGCATACTTACCGAATGGCATTGGAGTTTGGGCAATATCAATCAACTGCTGCTTTTCAAACATCGCAAAATCCTTCAAATCTCTTATTTTGTGCTATACGCAGCCCACAGCTTAGATATTTGTTGCTGACTTATCTCCACCCTACACTGGCTGCGAAATTATTCGGTCTGT
The DNA window shown above is from Microbulbifer variabilis and carries:
- the sdhC gene encoding succinate dehydrogenase, cytochrome b556 subunit; translated protein: MNKNRPVNLDISTIKLPAAALVSILHRVSGVVLFAVVALLLCMLDASLESEQGFADMAAAFNSIPAKLILWASLAALIYHLLAGVRHLFMDMGMGESLEGGRRSAIAVLVVSVILILLVGVWLW
- a CDS encoding FAD-dependent oxidoreductase; translation: MTELESSAARQYLPDGARTSDSSYPIYVIVGTGPVGVRCAQKLLEFCDEAQIVIYGAETESPYNRVKLSQYLSRHVEREELDNPILGKTDHRLAEYIDRKIVSIDRVKKTVTDAAGNIQPYTKLILATGSNPKIPTIPGAGLPSVYPFRSLRNTNDLIALRERHADICVIGAGALGLEAATALKTPKNTVTLQSRGKLLSGLLGEEGEEFLKSSLAALGVQLKTGSILKSIEQQGEKSHLHFEDGENLCVDAIVLCTGIQPEVSLAKKAGLKIDRGVVVNEWMQTSDPDVYAIGECAEFDQKVYQLVRPGYEQAESCCSHIRREHGGEILERSYSGSYTDIQLKIAHIPCAIMGDVASDNLHQQENLQSHVFRNRFKGIYRRLFVQNGRILGAIYIGSWDEANSLRQAVAQEEKVSAQALKQFADEGRLFDLQTSNSIKSFPDSYLVCQCNSVSKGELCKAISEGKRTLNELQQATTAGSVCGSCRPLMAELLDTPAPNLVMRHAKGILITSIISLLLITLSFLMPPPPISDSVQAGQFWEKLWYDNFWKQVTGYTILALCFFTAALSVRKRWKKLSFGHVDHWRYAHSLTGVVAVVALAVHTGFRMGQNLNLALMLVFLGVTATGSLVGVFMARNHHWTDLRLREHRKWWSRVHYALLWALPVLLAYHILAVYYF
- a CDS encoding cytochrome c3 family protein; translation: MKSYQFKFWHYGLLLTLVVGAYASYNLTADDKSLFITGEPTHGHHQIELACTSCHTDGFSGEESIQQSCLSCHAEELELADDSHPRKKFLDPRNAQLLETLDARQCISCHTEHKQQITREMGVSLAGDFCFHCHSEIAEERSSHEGMGFETCASAGCHNYHDNGTLYEDFLIAHVGQPDLLEEAKLPTRTAMQSWLQEHPDTHPLQVQQADIQEETAAAEIAAAWAQSPHAQVDVNCSSCHANGQMQFTSAEVVEQCASCHSEQRESFTQGKHGMRLSSKLPQEFVQQVGAMTPHQAWIPMQSDASGELSCTSCHGPHDVDLQFAAVESCLSCHSDEHSLAYKESPHFNTWQADPENGVSCASCHLPRETHGEQVVVNHNQNHNLRPNEKMLPVCLNCHGAEFSLAAMADEKLISQNFKHKPADKHETFDLIRDRIARISKSKNKQTQSQ
- the gltA gene encoding citrate synthase yields the protein MSDKKAHLTVDGIDGALEMPVRSGTLGPDVIDVGGLTSKGFFTYDPGFVSTASCDSKITFIDGGKGQLLHRGYPIEQLAEKSDYLETCYLLMNGELPNAEEKKKYVDTIMSHTMVHESLVSFFKGFRYDAHPMAMMCGVVGALASFYHDSLDITNPEHREISAHRLIAKMPTLAAMCYKHSQGMPFMYPDNSRSYSENFLHMMFGNPCEPSKIDPVVAKAMDIIFLLHADHEQNASTSTVRLAGSSGANPFACISSGIATLWGPAHGGANEAVLNMLQEIGDESRIDEFVKRAKDKNDPFRLMGFGHRVYKNFDPRSRVMQGICDEVLGAMGAENDPLLKIAKKLEKIALEDDYFVEKKLYPNVDFYSGIIMKAIGIPTDMFTVIFATGRTSGWIAHWNEMISNPYKIGRPRQLYTGYAQRDYVPLEQR
- a CDS encoding hemerythrin domain-containing protein; the protein is MLSFISGMFRGSKSSDSVDLEEKYTRSNYASAKGSRTISYDPTLIKALEDDHRHLIGIFQRMWSEGFEKQNYRQLSQLLTQFKSGFQAHLIKENVRFYVYLEQALAGDAHTLQVVKDFRTDMNEIANAVVQFCKRYNHEAFTPEMVRDFKMDYQKIGEALTRRTALEEKELYVLYQPS